Proteins from one Variovorax sp. TBS-050B genomic window:
- a CDS encoding helix-turn-helix transcriptional regulator gives MKAAAPQDPALLRRLLRARDRMDAASHEEWPVARLADVSGVSEAHFARSFKQAFGIPPHRYLLTRRIERATALLRETDLPVTEIAFATGWASLGTFGRTFRDVTGGSPGAVRERARAAAAHEAPGLMPACVVSAAQRPGLTTAVSEKRRRAMDGTNAPVRQQQQEIP, from the coding sequence ATGAAAGCCGCCGCCCCGCAAGACCCCGCCCTGCTGCGCCGCCTGCTGCGCGCCAGGGACCGCATGGACGCCGCCTCGCACGAGGAATGGCCGGTGGCTCGCCTCGCGGACGTGAGCGGCGTGTCCGAGGCGCATTTCGCGCGGTCGTTCAAGCAGGCCTTCGGCATTCCGCCGCACCGCTACCTGCTCACGCGGCGCATCGAGCGCGCGACGGCGCTGCTGCGCGAGACGGATCTGCCCGTCACCGAGATCGCCTTCGCGACCGGCTGGGCGAGCCTGGGCACCTTCGGCCGCACCTTCCGCGACGTCACGGGCGGCAGCCCGGGCGCCGTGCGCGAGCGCGCGAGGGCGGCCGCCGCGCACGAAGCGCCGGGCCTGATGCCGGCCTGCGTCGTCAGCGCCGCGCAGCGGCCCGGCCTGACGACCGCAGTTTCGGAGAAGCGGCGCAGGGCGATGGACGGTACAAACGCTCCCGTTCGACAACAGCAACAGGAGATTCCATGA
- a CDS encoding FAD-dependent oxidoreductase has protein sequence MRPFWIEQALFADGDLAPALQGELRADVCIVGGGFTGLWTAIQTKLQAPAREIVILESDLCGAGASGRNGGCLLTWSAKFLTLQRLFGTDEAVRLVQASEAAVGEIEAFCARHGIDAELRRDGTLYTATAPAHIGALEPMMQALAAHGIDAYRTLPPDEVARRSGSRRNLAGVYAPNAATVHPGKLVRGLRRVALAMGIRIHERTPMLRFDAGPPAVVHTPAGRVRADKLVLAMNAWMASSFPQFERTIAIVSSDMVITERCPALLQRAGLVDGVSVLDSRTFVYYYRSTPDGRLMLGKGGNTFARGGRMARVFDERSPYEAALTAALRAFFPELKDTPITASWNGPSDRSVTGLPFFGRFDGAPHVSYGFGYSGNGVGPSYMGGQILSSLVLDQDNAWTRSPIVRGPLGFFPPEPLRYVGSIVVRDAIRRKERAEDLGRRPWVIDRMLSKLADAAGKADKG, from the coding sequence ATGCGCCCGTTCTGGATCGAGCAAGCGCTCTTCGCCGACGGCGATCTCGCGCCGGCCCTGCAGGGCGAGCTGCGCGCCGACGTCTGCATCGTCGGCGGCGGCTTCACCGGGCTCTGGACCGCGATCCAGACCAAGCTGCAGGCGCCGGCGCGCGAGATCGTCATCCTCGAGAGCGATCTGTGCGGCGCGGGCGCGAGCGGCCGCAACGGCGGCTGCCTGCTCACCTGGTCGGCCAAGTTCCTGACCCTGCAGCGGCTGTTCGGCACCGACGAGGCGGTGCGCCTGGTCCAGGCTTCCGAGGCCGCGGTGGGCGAGATCGAGGCCTTCTGCGCCCGGCACGGCATCGACGCCGAACTCCGGCGCGACGGCACGCTCTACACCGCGACCGCGCCGGCCCACATCGGCGCGCTCGAACCGATGATGCAGGCGCTGGCCGCGCACGGCATCGACGCCTACCGCACGCTGCCGCCCGACGAGGTGGCGCGGCGTTCCGGCTCGCGGCGCAACCTGGCGGGCGTGTATGCGCCGAACGCGGCCACGGTGCATCCGGGCAAGCTGGTGCGCGGGCTGCGGCGCGTCGCGCTCGCGATGGGCATCCGCATCCACGAGCGCACGCCGATGCTGCGCTTCGACGCCGGCCCACCGGCCGTGGTGCACACGCCGGCCGGCCGCGTGCGGGCGGACAAGCTGGTGCTCGCGATGAACGCATGGATGGCGAGCAGCTTTCCGCAGTTCGAGCGCACGATCGCGATCGTGTCGAGCGACATGGTCATCACCGAGCGCTGCCCCGCGCTGCTGCAGCGCGCGGGGCTGGTGGACGGCGTCTCGGTGCTGGACTCGCGCACCTTCGTCTACTACTACCGCAGCACGCCCGACGGCCGCCTGATGCTCGGCAAGGGAGGCAACACCTTCGCCCGGGGCGGCCGGATGGCGCGCGTGTTCGACGAGCGTTCGCCCTACGAGGCCGCGCTGACCGCGGCGCTGCGCGCATTCTTCCCAGAGCTGAAGGACACGCCGATCACCGCCAGCTGGAACGGCCCGTCGGACCGCTCCGTGACCGGCCTGCCGTTCTTCGGCCGCTTCGACGGCGCGCCGCACGTGAGCTACGGCTTCGGCTACTCGGGCAACGGCGTGGGCCCGAGCTACATGGGCGGGCAGATCCTCTCCTCGCTCGTGCTCGACCAGGACAACGCCTGGACGCGCAGCCCGATCGTGCGCGGTCCGCTGGGCTTCTTTCCGCCCGAGCCGCTGCGCTATGTGGGCTCGATCGTGGTGCGCGACGCCATCCGCCGCAAGGAACGCGCCGAGGACCTCGGCCGCCGGCCCTGGGTGATCGACCGCATGCTCAGCAAGCTCGCGGACGCGGCGGGCAAGGCCGACAAGGGCTGA
- a CDS encoding VOC family protein has protein sequence METQELHRGRLIDHIQLVVRDLAASRAFYEAVFGVLEVPLGGAAEDYFWADELFVSSADSQAAQGRLTGRHHLAFQARDRAMVDAFHQAALAHGGTDNGAPGERPYHPGYYACFVLDPDGNNIEAVYHGEAQRSAPSVKVTF, from the coding sequence ATGGAGACCCAAGAACTGCACCGCGGCCGCCTGATCGACCACATCCAGCTGGTCGTGCGCGACCTGGCCGCGAGCCGGGCTTTCTACGAGGCCGTGTTCGGCGTGCTGGAGGTTCCGCTGGGCGGCGCCGCCGAGGACTACTTCTGGGCCGACGAGCTGTTCGTCTCCAGCGCGGACAGCCAGGCGGCCCAGGGCCGGCTCACGGGCCGCCACCACCTCGCCTTCCAGGCCCGCGACCGGGCGATGGTCGATGCCTTCCACCAGGCGGCGCTCGCGCACGGCGGCACCGACAACGGCGCGCCGGGCGAGCGGCCCTACCACCCGGGCTACTACGCCTGCTTCGTGCTCGACCCCGACGGCAACAACATCGAGGCCGTGTACCACGGCGAGGCGCAGCGCAGCGCGCCGTCGGTCAAGGTCACGTTCTGA
- a CDS encoding 2-aminoethylphosphonate--pyruvate transaminase, with protein MKPAPRSPILLTPGPLTTSDRTRNAMLRDWGSWDSDFNQITARIRERVLAIVHGEQTHVCVPMQGSGTFSVEAAIGTLVPRQGHVLIPSNGAYCQRLARICRVLGRQVTTIDYTEDRQVEAADVDRMLEADPSITHVAVVHCETGAGVLNPLHELALVAARHHRGFIVDAMSSFGAIEIDARRTPFDAVIAASGKCLEGVPGMGFVIAKRTTLEQSEGNSPSLSLDLYDQWTYMERTTQWRFTPPTHVVAALDEAIAQYLEEGGLEARGARYARNCKALVSGLAELGIRSFLDPSIQAPIIVTFHAPKHPAYAFKTFYQEVKQRGYILYPGKLTQVETFRVGCIGHFGEAGIPGAVRAIGETLEAMGIGMGSRMVAA; from the coding sequence ATGAAGCCCGCACCGCGCAGCCCCATCCTTCTGACCCCCGGCCCGCTCACCACCTCGGACCGCACCCGCAATGCCATGCTGCGCGACTGGGGCTCGTGGGACAGCGACTTCAACCAGATCACCGCGCGCATCCGCGAGCGGGTGCTCGCGATCGTGCACGGCGAGCAGACGCATGTGTGCGTGCCCATGCAGGGCAGCGGCACCTTCTCGGTCGAGGCCGCCATCGGCACGCTGGTGCCGCGGCAGGGGCATGTGCTGATTCCGAGCAACGGCGCCTACTGCCAGCGGCTCGCCCGCATCTGCCGCGTGCTCGGCCGCCAGGTCACCACCATCGACTACACCGAGGACCGCCAGGTCGAGGCCGCCGACGTCGACCGCATGCTCGAGGCGGACCCGAGCATCACCCACGTGGCCGTGGTCCATTGCGAAACCGGCGCCGGCGTGCTCAATCCGCTGCATGAGCTCGCGCTGGTCGCGGCGCGGCACCACCGCGGCTTCATCGTCGACGCGATGAGCTCGTTCGGCGCCATCGAGATCGACGCCCGCAGGACACCCTTCGACGCCGTGATCGCCGCCTCCGGCAAATGCCTCGAAGGCGTGCCCGGCATGGGCTTCGTCATCGCCAAACGCACCACGCTCGAACAGAGCGAAGGCAATTCGCCCTCGTTGAGCCTGGACCTGTACGACCAGTGGACCTACATGGAGCGCACCACGCAGTGGCGCTTCACCCCGCCCACGCACGTGGTGGCCGCGCTCGACGAGGCGATCGCACAGTACCTCGAAGAGGGCGGCCTCGAGGCGCGCGGCGCGCGCTACGCGCGCAACTGCAAGGCGCTCGTGAGCGGCCTGGCCGAACTGGGCATCCGCAGCTTCCTCGACCCGTCGATCCAGGCCCCGATCATCGTCACCTTCCATGCGCCGAAGCATCCGGCCTACGCGTTCAAGACCTTCTACCAGGAGGTGAAGCAGCGCGGCTACATCCTCTACCCCGGCAAGCTGACCCAGGTCGAGACCTTCCGCGTCGGCTGCATCGGGCACTTCGGTGAAGCCGGCATCCCCGGTGCGGTCCGGGCGATCGGCGAGACGCTCGAGGCGATGGGGATCGGGATGGGCTCGCGCATGGTGGCGGCCTGA
- a CDS encoding phosphonate degradation HD-domain oxygenase, whose product MSLSLSDIVSVFETRGHARYDGEPVTQLQHALQSAHLAEQEGAGSALIAAALLHDLGHLLHDHAGTPTQQGLDDLHQYRCLPFLRALFGPATLDPIRLHVDAKRFLCAREPGYLEALSPDSQRSLRLQGGVFDADQARAFEQLPHAMDAVRLRRWDDQAKCADRAVPALDHFVRHLEISAREHRSAREA is encoded by the coding sequence ATGAGCCTCAGCCTGTCCGACATCGTGAGCGTCTTCGAGACCAGGGGCCACGCCCGCTACGACGGCGAGCCCGTCACCCAGCTCCAGCATGCGCTGCAGTCCGCGCACCTGGCCGAGCAGGAAGGTGCCGGCAGCGCGCTGATCGCCGCCGCCCTGCTGCACGACCTGGGCCATCTGCTGCACGACCACGCCGGCACGCCCACGCAGCAGGGGCTGGACGACCTGCACCAGTACCGCTGCCTGCCGTTCCTGCGTGCGCTGTTCGGTCCGGCCACGCTGGACCCGATCCGGCTGCACGTCGACGCCAAGCGCTTCCTGTGCGCGCGCGAGCCGGGCTACCTGGAGGCGCTCTCGCCCGACTCGCAGCGCAGCCTGCGGCTGCAGGGCGGCGTGTTCGATGCCGACCAGGCACGGGCCTTCGAGCAACTTCCCCATGCGATGGACGCGGTGCGGCTGCGGCGCTGGGACGATCAAGCCAAGTGCGCCGACAGGGCGGTGCCCGCGCTCGACCACTTCGTGCGGCATCTGGAGATCAGCGCCCGCGAACACCGCAGCGCCCGCGAGGCCTAG
- a CDS encoding ATP-binding protein, with amino-acid sequence MLPNGYFEQGELRYTRCFTRDASERVARDEALKQRDILIMQAPVGAALLLGESLRFELANAAYCEMVGRPDVIGKTFIEVFPQLQGTPAETMLLKVMRTGEPHFLDAFPFTVQTPGGPEERFFQCTFQPMRSPAGAVDGVIAIALDVTQQVRVHNTLLVAASERERLLDDLREASRAKDEFLAMLGHELRNPLSPIVMALQLMRMRGDTGTAREQGIIQRQVEHLVRLVDDLLDISRITRGKIQLKLAACEVQPLLAKAVEQASVLLEQRNHELAIRVQPGLRCVCDPIRIAQVVANLLTNAARYTEPGGRIELSCEARDDDRFAIRVRDNGRGIPPEMLPRIFELFYQGPRGIDRAEGGLGIGLALVRSLVALHGGTVEARSEGVGRGSEFVVCLPLSDPAAERPATAAPDAAPPEEAAAVCRILLVDDNVDAAHTTAQLLRAHGHEVAVRHDPLSALEAVQAVRPDVALLDIGLPVMDGYELGARIRAICGPDCHLIAVTGYGQDADKARAREAGFDRHLVKPVAPEEVLAAIAGAARR; translated from the coding sequence CTGCTCCCGAACGGCTACTTCGAACAGGGCGAGCTGCGCTACACCCGGTGCTTCACGCGCGACGCCTCCGAGCGCGTCGCGCGCGACGAAGCGCTGAAGCAGCGCGACATCCTCATCATGCAGGCGCCCGTCGGCGCGGCGCTGCTGCTCGGCGAGAGCCTGCGCTTCGAGCTCGCGAACGCCGCCTACTGCGAAATGGTCGGGCGGCCCGACGTCATCGGCAAGACCTTCATCGAGGTCTTCCCGCAACTGCAAGGCACGCCGGCGGAAACCATGCTGCTGAAGGTGATGCGCACCGGCGAGCCGCACTTCCTCGACGCCTTTCCCTTCACGGTCCAGACCCCGGGCGGGCCCGAGGAACGGTTCTTCCAGTGCACCTTCCAGCCCATGCGCTCGCCGGCCGGCGCGGTCGACGGCGTGATCGCCATCGCGCTCGACGTCACGCAGCAGGTGCGCGTGCACAACACGCTGCTGGTGGCGGCTTCGGAGCGCGAGCGGCTGCTCGACGACCTGCGCGAGGCGAGCCGCGCCAAGGACGAGTTCCTCGCCATGCTCGGGCACGAACTGCGCAATCCGCTCTCGCCGATCGTGATGGCGCTGCAGCTGATGCGCATGCGCGGCGACACCGGCACCGCGCGCGAGCAGGGCATCATCCAGCGGCAGGTGGAGCACCTCGTGCGCCTGGTGGACGACCTGCTGGACATCTCGCGCATCACGCGCGGCAAGATCCAGCTCAAGCTCGCCGCCTGCGAGGTGCAGCCGCTGCTCGCCAAGGCCGTCGAGCAGGCGAGCGTGCTGCTGGAGCAGCGCAACCACGAGCTGGCCATCCGCGTGCAGCCGGGCCTGCGCTGCGTCTGCGACCCGATCCGCATCGCGCAGGTGGTGGCGAACCTGCTGACCAACGCGGCGCGCTACACCGAGCCCGGCGGCCGCATCGAGCTCTCGTGCGAGGCGAGGGATGACGACCGCTTCGCGATCCGCGTGCGCGACAACGGCCGCGGCATCCCGCCCGAGATGCTGCCGCGCATCTTCGAGCTGTTCTACCAGGGCCCGCGCGGCATCGACCGCGCCGAGGGCGGCCTCGGCATCGGCCTCGCGCTGGTGCGCAGCCTGGTCGCGCTCCACGGCGGCACGGTGGAGGCGCGCAGCGAGGGCGTCGGCCGCGGCAGCGAGTTCGTCGTCTGCCTGCCGCTGTCGGACCCCGCGGCCGAACGCCCCGCGACCGCGGCGCCGGACGCGGCACCACCCGAGGAGGCCGCCGCGGTGTGCCGCATCCTGCTCGTGGACGACAACGTCGACGCGGCCCACACCACGGCCCAGCTGCTGCGCGCGCACGGCCACGAAGTCGCGGTGCGCCACGACCCCCTGTCGGCGCTCGAGGCGGTGCAGGCCGTGCGGCCCGACGTGGCGCTGCTCGACATCGGCCTGCCGGTGATGGACGGCTACGAGTTGGGCGCTCGCATCCGCGCGATCTGCGGGCCGGACTGCCACCTGATCGCCGTGACCGGCTACGGGCAGGACGCCGACAAGGCGCGCGCCCGCGAAGCCGGTTTCGATCGGCATCTGGTGAAGCCTGTGGCGCCGGAGGAGGTGCTTGCGGCGATCGCGGGTGCTGCGCGGCGATAG
- the phnY gene encoding phosphonoacetaldehyde dehydrogenase, whose protein sequence is MTPAFLQPGTVHREALRIGGEKVYRDRTIEVTYPYTGEVIATVPKATLEDVRTAYRIARDYRPTLTRYERYKILMRAGELIASRLDEISRTITLESGLSRKDSLYEVGRASDVLLFAANQALVDDGQVFSCDLTHHGKSRKVYTLREPLQGVITAITPFNHPLNQVIHKVAPAIATNNRIVLKPSEKTPLAAFLLADILYEAGLPPPMLSVLTGDPREIADEMLTHPDVDLVTFTGGVPIGKYIAAKAVYKRQILELGGNDPIIVMDDADIEEAATLAASGSYKNSGQRCTAIKRMLVQESVADRFVELLVEKTRGFRHGDPMDPATDVGTVIDEPAARHFESVVNEAIAAGARLLHGNVREGALYSPTVLDQVDPQMTVAREETFGPVSPVIRFKTIDDAIRISNGTAYGLSSSVCTNRLDHITRFIRELNVGSVNVREVPGYRLELTPFGGIKDSGLGYKEGVLEAMKSFTNTKTYSLPW, encoded by the coding sequence ATGACCCCTGCCTTTCTCCAGCCCGGCACCGTCCACCGCGAAGCGCTGCGCATCGGCGGCGAGAAGGTCTACCGCGACCGCACGATCGAGGTGACCTATCCCTACACCGGCGAGGTGATCGCCACCGTGCCCAAGGCCACGCTCGAGGACGTGCGCACCGCCTACCGGATCGCACGCGACTACCGGCCCACGCTGACCCGCTACGAGCGCTACAAAATCCTCATGCGCGCGGGCGAGCTCATCGCCTCGCGCCTGGACGAGATTTCGCGCACCATCACGCTCGAGTCGGGCCTGTCGCGCAAGGACTCGCTCTACGAGGTCGGCCGCGCCTCCGACGTGCTGCTGTTCGCGGCCAACCAGGCGCTGGTGGACGACGGCCAGGTCTTCTCCTGCGACCTCACGCACCACGGCAAGAGCCGCAAGGTCTACACGCTGCGCGAGCCGCTGCAGGGCGTGATCACCGCCATCACGCCGTTCAACCATCCGCTCAACCAGGTGATCCACAAGGTGGCGCCGGCCATCGCGACCAACAACCGGATCGTGCTCAAGCCCAGCGAGAAGACGCCGCTCGCGGCCTTCCTGCTGGCCGACATCCTCTACGAGGCGGGGCTGCCGCCGCCGATGCTGTCGGTGCTCACGGGCGACCCGCGCGAGATCGCCGACGAGATGCTCACCCACCCCGACGTGGACCTCGTCACCTTCACCGGCGGCGTGCCGATCGGCAAGTACATCGCGGCCAAGGCGGTCTACAAGCGGCAGATCCTCGAGCTCGGCGGCAACGACCCGATCATCGTGATGGACGATGCCGACATCGAGGAGGCGGCGACGCTGGCCGCGAGCGGCTCGTACAAGAATTCGGGCCAGCGCTGCACCGCGATCAAGCGCATGCTGGTGCAGGAATCGGTGGCCGACCGCTTCGTCGAGCTGCTGGTGGAGAAGACGCGCGGCTTCAGGCACGGCGATCCGATGGACCCGGCCACCGACGTGGGCACCGTGATCGACGAGCCCGCGGCCCGGCACTTCGAGTCGGTGGTCAACGAGGCCATCGCCGCGGGCGCGCGGCTGCTGCACGGCAACGTGCGCGAGGGGGCGCTGTACTCGCCGACCGTGCTCGACCAGGTGGACCCGCAGATGACGGTGGCGCGCGAGGAGACCTTCGGGCCGGTGTCGCCGGTGATCCGCTTCAAGACCATCGACGACGCGATCCGCATCTCCAACGGCACGGCCTACGGCCTGTCGTCCTCGGTCTGCACGAACCGGCTCGACCACATCACGCGCTTCATCCGCGAGCTCAACGTGGGCAGCGTGAACGTGCGCGAAGTGCCCGGCTACCGGCTCGAGCTCACGCCCTTCGGCGGCATCAAGGACTCGGGCCTGGGCTACAAGGAAGGCGTTCTCGAGGCGATGAAGAGCTTCACGAACACCAAGACCTACTCGCTGCCGTGGTGA
- a CDS encoding class I SAM-dependent methyltransferase: MAETDKVFAGSIPKLYDTLMVPLIFEGFAADMAAQVAAFSPGAVLETAAGSGAVTRALAPRLRPDARYVVTDLNQPMLDHAAARQGADARIEWRRADALDLPFGDAAFDVVCCQFGAMFFPDRVAGYAEARRVLRPGGRFVFSVWDRIEENDFAREVTEALAAMFPGDPPRFLARTPHGYHEAARIEEELRRAGFTAVAIGTHGKLGRAASAHDVAVGYCQGTPLRNEIEARDAGALEAATERAAEAIARHHGAGPVAGRIQALVIVASD, translated from the coding sequence ATGGCTGAAACCGACAAGGTGTTCGCAGGCTCGATCCCGAAGCTCTACGACACGCTGATGGTCCCGCTGATCTTCGAGGGCTTTGCCGCCGACATGGCGGCGCAGGTCGCGGCCTTCTCGCCGGGCGCGGTGCTCGAGACCGCGGCCGGCAGCGGCGCGGTAACGCGCGCGCTCGCGCCCCGGCTGCGGCCCGACGCGCGCTACGTGGTGACCGATCTCAACCAGCCCATGCTCGACCATGCCGCCGCACGGCAGGGCGCTGACGCGCGCATCGAGTGGCGCCGCGCGGACGCGCTCGACCTGCCGTTCGGCGACGCCGCGTTCGACGTGGTCTGCTGCCAGTTCGGCGCGATGTTCTTTCCGGACCGTGTCGCCGGCTATGCCGAGGCGCGCCGCGTGCTGCGGCCCGGCGGGCGCTTCGTCTTCAGCGTCTGGGACCGCATCGAGGAGAACGACTTCGCGCGCGAGGTCACGGAGGCGCTCGCCGCGATGTTCCCGGGCGATCCGCCGCGCTTCCTGGCGCGCACGCCGCACGGCTACCACGAGGCCGCGCGGATCGAGGAGGAGCTGCGCCGCGCCGGCTTCACCGCGGTCGCGATCGGCACGCACGGGAAGCTCGGCCGTGCCGCGTCGGCGCACGATGTGGCGGTGGGCTATTGCCAGGGCACGCCGCTGCGCAACGAGATCGAGGCGCGCGACGCCGGCGCGCTCGAGGCCGCGACCGAACGGGCGGCGGAGGCGATCGCCCGCCACCACGGCGCGGGGCCCGTCGCTGGCCGGATCCAGGCGCTCGTGATCGTGGCGTCGGACTGA
- a CDS encoding phosphonate utilization associated transcriptional regulator has translation MPTTTPTSALAFLQSSSLPMLMQEEIERLIMTGELPVGSRINESELAARFNTSRGPVREALRALEEAGLVRNEKNRGVFVREISFEEADEIYELREALEEIVGRRVAVAMDAAAVDRLRAMVEAMRSAAQAQDVEQYAQLNLQFHDTLLETAGSRKLTETYKRLVKELHLFRMRALDSGGGLRVSADEHADIVAAIASGDPNVAGAALRQHVAGSRSRMHKAFGRPDAAAAAPVVQSTGEGSTR, from the coding sequence ATGCCGACCACCACCCCCACCTCCGCCCTCGCCTTCCTGCAGTCCAGTTCGCTGCCGATGCTGATGCAGGAAGAGATCGAACGCCTGATCATGACCGGCGAGCTCCCCGTGGGCAGCCGCATCAACGAGAGCGAGCTGGCGGCGCGCTTCAACACCAGCCGCGGCCCTGTGCGCGAGGCGCTGCGCGCGCTGGAGGAAGCCGGCCTGGTGCGCAACGAGAAGAACCGCGGCGTGTTCGTGCGCGAGATCTCGTTCGAGGAAGCCGACGAGATCTACGAACTGCGCGAAGCCCTCGAAGAAATCGTTGGGCGGCGCGTGGCGGTCGCGATGGACGCGGCGGCGGTCGACCGGCTGCGCGCGATGGTGGAGGCGATGCGCTCGGCGGCGCAGGCGCAGGACGTCGAGCAGTACGCGCAGCTCAACCTGCAGTTCCACGACACGCTGCTCGAGACCGCCGGCAGCAGGAAGCTCACCGAGACCTACAAGCGGCTCGTGAAGGAGCTGCATCTGTTCCGCATGCGCGCGCTCGACAGCGGCGGCGGCCTGCGCGTGTCGGCCGACGAGCATGCCGACATCGTCGCCGCCATTGCCAGCGGCGATCCGAACGTGGCCGGGGCCGCCCTGCGCCAGCACGTGGCCGGAAGCCGCAGCCGCATGCACAAGGCCTTCGGCCGCCCGGACGCTGCGGCCGCGGCGCCGGTTGTTCAATCCACTGGAGAAGGAAGCACGAGATGA
- a CDS encoding VOC family protein yields the protein MTAGIEVVGLYVRDQDEALAFYVEKLGFRVHTDVGSGGYRWLTVQHPEQPSFQLGLFLPGPPVHDAATAQALREVVAKGAMPPLVLAVDDCRAACARMRAQGVEFTQEPTERYGTVDAGFRDPSGNGWKVIQRRG from the coding sequence ATGACTGCAGGCATCGAGGTGGTCGGCTTGTACGTGCGCGACCAGGACGAGGCGCTCGCCTTCTATGTGGAGAAGCTCGGCTTCCGCGTGCACACCGACGTGGGCAGCGGCGGCTACCGCTGGCTCACGGTGCAGCACCCCGAGCAGCCCTCGTTCCAGCTCGGCCTGTTCCTGCCCGGCCCGCCCGTGCACGATGCGGCCACCGCGCAGGCGCTGCGCGAGGTCGTCGCCAAGGGCGCCATGCCGCCGCTGGTGCTGGCGGTGGACGACTGCCGCGCCGCCTGCGCGCGCATGCGGGCGCAGGGCGTGGAGTTCACGCAGGAGCCGACGGAGCGCTACGGCACCGTCGATGCGGGCTTCCGCGATCCCTCGGGCAACGGATGGAAAGTGATCCAGCGGCGCGGCTGA
- the phnA gene encoding phosphonoacetate hydrolase, whose protein sequence is MNPETLEVNARSYRWMAQPVVVVCVDGCEPAYLDAAVAAGVAPYIAQMRAHGADLLGDCVVPSFTNPNNLSIVTGAPPAVHGICGNYFFDRELGQEVMMNDPKYLRAGTVLAAFADAGARVAVVTAKDKLRKLLGHRMAGICFSSEKSDQVTLAENGIEDVLGLVGMPVPSVYSAALSEFVFAAGVKLMQTRRPDLMYLSTTDYVQHKAAPGSPAANAFYAMMDGYLAQLDAMGATIVLTADHGMNDKHAADGQPNVIYLQDVLDGWYGAGTARVILPITDPYVVHHGALGSFATVYAPDEASAAGWITRLRELPGMELVLSRAEAAKRFELPPDRIGDIVVVSERSTVIGTAASRHDLSALEVPLRSHGGVSEQRVPLICNRPVEGIAPGRRLRNFDALDIALNHARMPAAA, encoded by the coding sequence ATGAATCCGGAGACCCTCGAAGTCAATGCGAGAAGCTATCGCTGGATGGCGCAGCCCGTGGTGGTCGTCTGCGTGGACGGCTGCGAACCCGCCTATCTCGACGCCGCCGTCGCCGCGGGCGTGGCGCCGTACATCGCGCAGATGCGCGCACACGGCGCCGACCTGCTCGGCGACTGCGTGGTGCCTTCGTTCACCAACCCCAACAACCTGTCGATCGTCACCGGCGCACCGCCCGCGGTGCACGGCATCTGCGGCAACTACTTCTTCGACCGCGAGCTCGGCCAGGAAGTGATGATGAACGACCCCAAGTACCTGCGCGCGGGCACCGTGCTGGCCGCCTTCGCCGATGCCGGCGCCAGGGTGGCGGTGGTCACGGCCAAGGACAAGCTGCGCAAGCTGCTCGGCCACCGCATGGCGGGCATCTGCTTCTCGTCCGAGAAGTCCGACCAGGTCACGCTGGCGGAGAACGGCATCGAGGACGTGCTGGGCCTGGTCGGCATGCCGGTGCCGTCGGTCTACAGCGCCGCGCTGTCGGAGTTCGTGTTCGCCGCCGGCGTGAAGCTGATGCAGACGCGCCGCCCCGACCTGATGTACCTCTCGACCACCGACTACGTGCAGCACAAGGCCGCGCCCGGCAGCCCCGCGGCCAATGCCTTCTACGCGATGATGGACGGCTACCTCGCGCAGCTCGACGCGATGGGCGCGACCATCGTGCTGACCGCCGACCACGGCATGAACGACAAGCACGCCGCGGACGGCCAGCCCAACGTGATCTACCTGCAGGACGTGCTCGACGGCTGGTACGGCGCCGGCACGGCGCGCGTGATCCTGCCGATCACCGACCCTTATGTGGTGCACCACGGCGCGCTCGGCTCCTTCGCGACCGTGTATGCGCCCGACGAGGCCAGCGCGGCCGGCTGGATCACGCGCCTGCGCGAACTCCCGGGCATGGAGCTGGTGCTGTCGCGCGCCGAGGCCGCGAAGCGCTTCGAGCTGCCGCCCGACCGCATCGGCGACATCGTGGTCGTGAGCGAGCGCAGCACCGTGATCGGCACCGCCGCGAGCCGCCACGATCTCTCCGCACTCGAAGTGCCGCTGCGCTCGCACGGCGGCGTGTCGGAGCAGCGCGTGCCGCTGATCTGCAACCGGCCGGTCGAGGGCATCGCGCCCGGGCGCCGGCTGCGCAACTTCGACGCGCTGGACATCGCGCTGAACCACGCCCGCATGCCCGCCGCGGCCTGA